The DNA region atcttagtttttgttttgtttatctcTTACAGAGAAGATTCTTTGGTACCAAGGTCATATGTGGCTCGTGGTTGGGACCTGGAATCCCATAGGTTCAACAACAAAAGTGCTAGCTCCTCTGTAAAACTTGAGATGCATCCAGATTTGAATGGTAATAGGGAGTGGAAAGGATGTGCTCTGTTTGTTGTTTATGAAGTCCATGAGCATGAAAAGTCAAATTCTATGATTTTTGAGGGCACTGATCATCCTACTCTTCATCACTTTGTTTATCATTTTGAGACCGACAAAGGACATCTAGATATACCCTTTGTCCTCCCTGTCCCTAAAGTAACATCTGTTGGGGCAACTGGATTTTGGGTGAATATACCAGCTAAATGGTTTTTGGAACAGTACTCAAAGAACTTGGATGATTTCTCAAGAAAAATATGCTTTGCTCAAGACATCACCTCACCACCTTTTGTGGAAATTCTTCACAATGCACACCATATAGCTAATAACCTAACAGAACCAAATTAATTCGTGTGTTGAATTACAAAACAAGACGAgatacaaaaaaatcaaactaacagCAATACATGCTCTTATTATTCGTATAAACATACTTTAAATTCTACAAGTGGCTTCAATTCAAATTGAGTCATCAGATTCATCAGAGTCGCTTCTGTCAGGCTCCCCAGCATTTGTTCCAACCTCTGGGGCATCTGCCTTTACAACAGGCGCAGGCACAGGTTTTTTACTTGCATTCCGGACACTTCCATCTACATCTTCCTCTTGCTCAGCAGCTTCAGCATGTGAACAACTCAATCAAGGAATAATCAATGTACATAAACATGACATAACAGTCTTCATCACCAGACATTGAAAACTATGACTAATTCCATCATTCACAAACAAGCAATACATCAAATCATACTCTCATATTTTTCTGTGAAACAATGTACCAAGTGCCTTGACCTAACATCCTCAGCTTAGTGACACATTGAATTAGAGGTGAAAACAAGataaaaagcataaaaacataCTTCCAAATGAACCATAACAGTCAATTTTAGCCCAccatttttttggatttaaatcAAACTGTGCAACCATTACCCCAATCCCAATCAGCCACTGGAATCTTAAACTGACATTCAAAGCTTAGATTATTTCCCTTTGAGTGTAATCTCACAACAATACTAATCAAGTAAAAGTACACTAACATATAAGGATATCAACATTCTCCGCTGCTGCACCAGCATGGATCTTCACTAAATCTTTCAGGACACGCTGTACAAGCTCAGGCTGCAGAATGTAACGAAGTTGCAGTCAGTACAAACATCAGATTGAAAAGGAAAGTGAAGAGAAAACTACAAAGTAACATCCCATAATGCTATTCTCTTACTATTAATCCTTTCCCCCTCTCCTGCAAAAATATTAATGTCATGTTAAATCTTTGAAATAACTGATTTATACATTTAGATCTGGCTCCCTGCGAAATCTCCGCTTTCGAGCATCCCTCATAGGAGGGGTGAGACCATGTCTGTACTCCACCACATCTGGAGTATCATCACCTGCTTCTCTAACCATAATCATCTGTTACAACCAGCAGTTCATACGGTTGCATTAGAATGAAGAAATCAAGTCTTTAATtgtcaataatgataatgacAAAGAGCACTTTACCTGACCAACATCTGCAGTCTTGATCAATACACTGTCATCATATGTTTTATATGATTCCACAACACAAGGAAGATCCAACAGTGATGCAGGGAAATGATCATTGCCAATGACAAACGTGCCACTCTTCCCATCCTCTGCAATGTAAGATAATTTTAAGTTCACAATTAGACCAAGAAGGCAGGTCACTCAATAATAATATTGGCCAtaaatcctttctttttttttcttatcatttgcTCCTACACTAGGCAAATCAACTACTTctacaaatattatttaacaaCTCAACATAAAAGGTTTTACCTTTGAATTTAAAAACCTACTTTAAAAAGTGAATGGAAGAGCACAAATAAAGAACTGGAAAAGGGAGGTTTTGAAGTGGTGAAGAGTGAATGCCGATATCAAAGATGCATGTTGCAATTtgagtaaaatataaattttcataaaaaccagctgctttttttaaaaaaaaagaaaaaaagaaaaaaagaagctcaaCACCATATTGTTAGCACATAACAAGAAGATAGGTATAACTTTACagaaagagaaatttaattaaatatcacTTGGCCATAACCTTTAGGAAACGGATCAATATAATGACATAGCACTTCTGAACCAATAATATATTTCAAGATTCAGACCATTAGAAAAGCAAAGAACGTGTAACGATTTGACACACCAGTTATGTCATCTTTAAACGTAACGATATGCCATAAGAAAACCAAATTGGGATAAGcaaagaacctttttttttttttggctccttTTCTTTTGGGTTACTCAAATTTTGCTTTCCAAGCACATCAGAAACTCATTATGTAGTATCTTTGATGAAAAAGAGTTCATTTCTCACCAGAAAAGGACAAATCCAATGACTTGTCGTCAGAAGATGAAGCATTTTCACTTTCACTCAAAAGGCGGTCTAATCGCTCTGCAACAGAAGGTGGAACTCTGAGTATGAACTGCTCGTCCATTactggaaaaaataaaaaaacatcaaattaattggcctaaattaatcaaaatcacaaTTCCACAAAGCTCTAAAGCATCATTCACCTTATAAAAAGGCCAcctttagattacaaattgcaTTTCTATAAGCAATAATTGCAACCCagataacaaattaataataattaccaaatattttacatttattgatCAGAATCTCTTTGTGCAATAAAATTCAACTCCTTTTGCATTGTCCTATAGGCCAAGGAATtcaaaaggaaaaggagaattaatttattcttttttcgcATCAAATCAATCCATTTTTCacgggggaaaaaaaaaaccccgaATAAGTGAAACCATCAAGTCGAAAAACTTAATCTGCAATCCAGAAAAGTCCCTTAGCCAAGCCCCAAAAACCCCAAATGaaacctttttaaaaaaagtatatataataataataataaaaaaaagatatccCAAATAAACAGTACAAATCTCACCCAATCTCGTTCTCTCTCCCAGTCTCCTTCTGTTGAGAGTCAATCCCTTCTTGTTTCTGCAGATAAGCTTCTCTCACAGTGCATACGTGATATGAGGGTTGTGGGTCTGCGATGGGAAGgaaaaaattgagagatttggaaTTGGAAGGAAGGAAGGTGAAGAAGTTGATGAACGTGAGAGAGATTTTAGGATATGGGAGAGTTGGAAGGAAGGGTAGTTTTTTCTTGGAGGGAAAAAGGAAAGTGAAGATGGAGAGTGGCCCGAGTGGGGAGAGGAGAGAGCAGAGAGaatactgattttatttttttatttttatgaatataatAAACTACGAccattctcaatggaagagccaaatattacttttatctaaaatgactctttaaatgtttaaaaaaacatCTACATTGAATTAggcaaaagaaaatgtaaaatagatatttgattggaagagctaaaaaaaaaagttaaatgtagcaacATTTTGTAAgagagctattttatttttttattgtttctctcacctgttttctctttttcccaaattttttttttctactttttatctgcatgttctcttttttctcaaaatttttcctatttttcttctcacatgttctttttttcccaaaacttttctcacttttaataatatttaaatgatataaataaaaatatagctaatcgaatgtggttgcatttaaaaattcattagctaaactagataaaagtgaattttgatgagccattttgtataaaaatttgaCTCATCTATCGGGAATGCTCTTAGGTAGCTACAGATTTCTCAATGTATTAGAAACATTGTAGCAACTCAATTGTGTACGTGGGACCGccttttccttatttgattaaaaaaaaaaaaacccaatagtGTAGGTTATATTTGTTTATGAGGGTTAGCTTAATCGGTTCCGGACCATGTTTTatgaagcagatgtcactagttAGAATTCTTATTCCTCTCTTAAGGGGAATTgaaagccacccctaagggcctaTTCAGCCACCCTtgtggccctagggggtggttcggccacccctaggaccaaactcaaaaaatattatacatttattttttttgcccaATATGCCACAATGTGTAGGGAATCAAAAGTGATtccctatatattattttaatgtaacatttatttttcctctcttatctttaattattttgtctttaattgaggattgtgttgagattttatgaaaaaagttAGGGTacatagaaaatttgtatttcataatgaaataatattttaatgatatatggAAAAGTAATAAcctattgtaaaatatattttcatagggaaGCAATTAGTAGTTTTGTAcaataaatttagagaaaatcaaaagaaagctgctgctagtgctctaagagCATCCATATTATTGAGCtctacaaataaaaattaaattttaagagaaaaactcactttttaaaatttgaagagtcacttttaaaatgaatcaaatatcAAACCCTCTATATCCTtttatactttatttaaatattattattttcttatttttttaattattttttttgttaataatgaAGTAGAGAGTTAATTAAATGActatttttgtgagtttttgaaaattttaaagtaaaCCAAATTTAAAGAGCCATCCCATGCTCTAAGCTTTTACATAATTGCTGCTGGGCACGTGTCATACAAACCCTAGACGCTATATAAGAAGCGCACGCGCGAGGCATATAAGGTGACACGCGCAGGCACTCAAGTACCGTCGTTCCAAGTCTATAGCGATTCCAAGCTAAACCAAACGTCTCGCTCTCGATTTTGCCCAAAACCTCGCCCGCCGCACCCAACCCTCGCCGATTTGCACCCttcaggtctctctctctctctctctctctcactctctctctatgtatatatacgcGAGCGCAATAGTTAGGGTTTAGGGATTTATGGTGTgccctaatttattttattttctttttgtttctaatgcTCAAATGACATTAACGTTCACGGTTCTCTAAATTATTACTTCGACCAGTGTAGGATTTAGTATAGTTGTTTTGATTTGGGGGATAAatgtttttactattatttGGGATTGTTTCATTGTTTCTAGGGTTTTACTGTGGTGGTTTGAGTAATTGGAATTTCGTTATATTTGAAACGCGTGCATGTAATATGTGTTGAAGTGAGTATAGAGTAGAGAAGAAAggaagatttattttttgtatggaCATTCGATTGCGTGTTTGAATCATTCTGTTCTGTAGCATAATGTGGGAAAATGAACCATTACCTTCATATACATATGGTTTTAATATGTATACGTAGCAGAAGCAGTTAACTTGCCTGTCTTGTAATTTGTTGGGTTGAACAATACGACCTATCTCAAGCAATTAATTTGATCTTGGTGATGTAATTATACCTTGTGGAATACATGTTAGTGACCTTTTATGagtatatttttagatttaaatgcTTAATTTGATAGTAATCTTTTTGAATAAGTAGCCATTTGAGCTTATGGCTTAAGTTTGCCACATCTGATTTGTATTAAATATGTGATCTTGGTTACTTTACtgttttgccttttattttttagtttcatattttaatggATCTCTTGAAATTGGTTAATAGGGCAGACTATTATCTATAAATGAGGGGGAGAAGTTATACTCCATCACCGCCAAGGGGCTATGGCAGGAGAGGACGGAGCCCTAGCCCTAGGGGTCGCCATGGTGGTCATAGTAGGGATGCTCCTACTAGCCTTCTTGTTCGTAACCTTCGCCACGACTGTAGGTTTGTTCCTATACACTATTATTCCTACTTTATTAACtacttatcaaataaaaaaaaaaattcctattttattaaCTATGTTTCTTTGGTAGAATGCAAGAATTCCATTGTTGTCCATTTACAAGTTCAAGCCAAGCATCTTAGATTGTTTCTTTACTGTTGATGTTTCTATGGAATTTCAATGGctttgtacttttttatttggcatttgAATGTAGAGCGGTACTAAGCCAGTATGGAAATGAGGATATTTTTCCATTCATATTCCATTGAACGGTTATAGGCTTTCTTTAAATGTTAGgatctatttgttttttcttcacaatttgTGATATGAATGCAAGTTTCAAGTTTTTGTGTGTGCTTAATTTGTGTAATATgtgatgtttttatttgttagtTTGAGTTGAGCAATGGTGGGGTGAGCTGTGATACGAATCACATTGCATACCTTATCATTTATAGAGATATGATCATATACTTGCATTATTTATTTGCATGCTGCTAGATTGTCATGTAGTAAGGTGTTGATTAATATGGTTTGATCTGTTCAAGTCCTATTCCTTGGTGATTAATACTGATGTTTTATGGTTTTTAGATAAACATATTCTTTTTAGAGATCAGAATTGCTAAGTTTTATTGAGACACTTTTTAGAATGTTCGAGGTTACAAGTTAGATATTCTCTTGATG from Corylus avellana chromosome ca10, CavTom2PMs-1.0 includes:
- the LOC132163197 gene encoding transcription initiation factor TFIID subunit 7-like isoform X2, whose amino-acid sequence is MDEQFILRVPPSVAERLDRLLSESENASSSDDKSLDLSFSEDGKSGTFVIGNDHFPASLLDLPCVVESYKTYDDSVLIKTADVGQMIMVREAGDDTPDVVEYRHGLTPPMRDARKRRFRREPDLNPELVQRVLKDLVKIHAGAAAENVDAEAAEQEEDVDGSVRNASKKPVPAPVVKADAPEVGTNAGEPDRSDSDESDDSI
- the LOC132163197 gene encoding transcription initiation factor TFIID subunit 7-like isoform X1, with the protein product MDEQFILRVPPSVAERLDRLLSESENASSSDDKSLDLSFSEDGKSGTFVIGNDHFPASLLDLPCVVESYKTYDDSVLIKTADVGQMIMVREAGDDTPDVVEYRHGLTPPMRDARKRRFRREPDLNPELVQRVLKDLVKIHAGAAAENVDILISAEQEEDVDGSVRNASKKPVPAPVVKADAPEVGTNAGEPDRSDSDESDDSI